DNA sequence from the Acinonyx jubatus isolate Ajub_Pintada_27869175 chromosome A3, VMU_Ajub_asm_v1.0, whole genome shotgun sequence genome:
AAGCAGGCCCCGCATCTGCCCCTATCAGGTCTAATCTCATCTTATTTTGTCTATATCTCCACTGGATCCAGCTTGccttagtgttttgttttgttttgttttgttttaatgatcatttatttttgagagaggggtgtgGAAGGGGAGAggatgagtggaggagggggcagaaagagagggagacacagaatccaaagcaggctccaggctctgagttgtcagcatagagaccgctgtggggctcgaactcgtgaaccaccagaacatgacctgagcagaaatcaactgactgagccacccaggtgtcccttgccTTAGTGTTTACAGAGCTACATCCTTCCTAATATGATCAGCATTCTATCTATATCCCCATTCAAAGcccgaattaaaaaaaaaaattgtcaaattgAACAGGCCTGAGGAATGTTGCCCCACAGCAAATCTCCAAAGGCTTCTCTCCActgccttccccacctcctcaccccGCAGTTGACAGTCATCAAGACTCCATTAGCTCCCTCTTATTAGCTCGACATTTTCCAAAGCATCCTTCtcaacaaagaaaatggaaatgtaattgGAGTTGAGTGGTTCAGCTCTCTCAATACCATCTGCTAACAGTACACAATCTGTTCCAAGCAGCAGGCTGAAATGTTGTCAGACATAAATGACACCCAAGTCATAAGTAAATGCAAGGCATGAGCATGAGCTTGTTGATTGACTTAGAGCGATTCATTTACTACACTAGACTTGTAACTCAAGAGTCTCATCATCTTTGTATCTTCCACATCCAGAGAACACTGCTAGAAACTTCATGGATATTTGATAAATGACAACTAAGTATATGTGTGAGTATTGCAGAAGATACTTAGGAAAAATCCCCGAATGGGACCTGAGACCCTGACACCACTAAGTTAGGATTTTTCCATCTCACGGTGCTGCTGCATAACAAAACATCCTGAAACTCAGTGATTTAAAACAACTACACATTTATTTTGCTCACGAAACTGTAATAATCTGGCCAGGGACAACTTGTGTTTGTTCCACTCAGCAATAGCTGGGGTAATTTAAAGCTTCAAGGCTCATCTGTTTGCCTGTTTAGTGGTTGATGctagctgatggctcagacctcAGCTGGGGCTGTAGCTGGAATGCCTACAAGCAGCCTTTCCTTGTAGGTGCTTGGTTTTCTCAGAGTGCAGAGGTATCCTGAGAGAGAGTCGGGCCTTTTATATCTCCATGGACTTTTATGTCTTAGTCATAGAAGTTAAAAAGCATAACCCCTGCTACATTTCACTCGCTAGAAGAAAGTCATAAAGGACAATCTATTCTCAAGAAATGGTGggagtggggcccctgggtggctcagtcggttaaacatctgactcttggtctcagctcaggtcgtgattgcacggtttgtgagtccaagccctgtgtcaggctccacgctgacagtgtggagcctgcttgggattctgtctctccctctctctctctctctctctgcccctcccttgcttgctctctttgtctctctcaaaataaataaacttaaaaagttttaataaaaattaaaaaattaaaaacactaccCATGGGATTGAATGAAACTAATAGATTTGACGAGTGTCCTTAAGCAACAAATGACAGAGGATACCCATTTTCTTAGAGATGGGCCACAGAGCTGAGAATAAAGAATATCTGCAAGTCCCTGTAGGCTCCTTTGTTTAGGTATCCTGTGCGCTTGATGTGTTTGAAACATGTGTTATAGCTGTATCTAGATGGAATAGATccctttgttttgaaaataaaaattggaattgGAGTTCACCCTGGGTCCAAACTGGGACAAATGCTCAGACCAAAGGTGGGGTCCCATAAGATAACACCTAAATAATGCTTGCCATTGCATCTGAAAAGGAATCAAGTGCCAGTGATACCCAATGAAGAGTTGATGTCTCAGGATGTCTGCATTTTTTCACGCTCAAGTTTGGCAGATCCTTTAATAGTGTATGCTCCAGGTCTGCCCAAAcctgccttctttttctcctggGTGCACAGCTTGACTACATTTCTCAGCCTCTCTTGCGGTTAGGTAAGACCATGTGACTAAGTCCTGCCAATGAGATGAGGGCAGAAATGATGCCGACTACCTCTAAGACTGGTCCATAAAAACTCCAGTGCAGTCttgtatttgtttcctcttttcctatCTCCCGGATGCACGGAGTAAACTCCCGGGACCTGGAGGAGGGCAGAGTGACAAGAGAGAAGAAGCCTGAGTACCTGAGTCACTACATGGAGGTAAGCTGCCTGACCAGAAACATCAACGTATAGTGTTGCCACATGAGTGCAATATAAATTCttattgctttaagccactataGGGGCCATTTGCTACAGTTGTTTGCCTACCCTGACCACGAAGTTGGATTTTTATTCAGGAAATGTccatgcccctccctcccccaccaaaggCAGAATATAATTCTCCACTCCATTAACAGTGGTTTTGGCCAATGTGATGTTCACAGACATGAGGTAACATGATATGCTTTTACACGCACTTCTTCACTTCTACACTCTCTTGTGCTACAACCCTCTTGCTGCTCTGCCATCACCTTGAGAAGAATAAGCACCAGCTAGTTCCTGGTCCTGCAGACCTAGATTCAGCTGGCAACCTGCAACCAAGCCCAGCCTGGTCCAAACCAGCAGCAGCTGACTGACCTGTAGAtgaacaagcaaaaataaatgattaatattttaaggCACTGggttttggggtagtttgttacacagcatacTCTAGAGCTAGATGACTGATACACTAAGGAAGTATGAGTGTGGCAGTCTCACGGGGCTGCCCTATTAGGCTTCCACTTGATGCCTGTTCTACTAGCTCACTTAGGCTTTATGCTAAAGctgttttccagatgaagaaatggtGGAGTAGGaaagacttgcccaaggccacacaaggGGTTTGGGATATCAAATTCATAAGCCTAAATGCTCTTCCGTCTCTTCCAAACACACTGAGGGAAtgcaagaaaagcagagaaaatagggAAGACGTGGACAGAATTTAGATGTTTCCACCAAATCCCACTTTAACAGAGCTTGCTAATACTCCTTGGCACTTGAAAAAGTAAAGTTCTGCACAAATAAGACAACAaccagcttccccccccccccccgcccccgtgttGTTAATTTATGGAACTTACTACCTAAACATCTTTAGATAATACCACTGAAAATAACAACTTTTCTAAGAAAGATTTGAACAATCGCATTATACCCCTCCTATAATGGGTTAATATGGAAAATAAGAACGTTTGTAGGGTATCTTCAAGGTTATCTTCAAGGAGGAAAACCACACCCTTGGACACAGTGTTCTTGGAGCCCTGGTGTGAGAAAGAATAGAGAGCCCTCTCGGACTGCCTGCTCTCACCACCGCCCTTCAGACAATGCTTACAAGCCTTTAAGGAACACCCGCCACCACTCCCGCGAGAGCCTCCCAGCTCAGGGAACGCAGACGACGACGAGAGGGCAACCGGCCCCCAGTCCGAGCAAAGAGCAGTGGAAACCTGTTTCCCCCGTCTCTTCATCTCTAGGAACCCTCGGCTCAGATTCTTTTAGGGCGAGTCTATGCAAGGGTTGAGCCTCcccaaggagaggaagaggggaggttgggggaggggggaggagggcaaaGGCATGAGACGTAGGAACTGCACagggacggggcggggcggggcggggggggggatctCCTGCGAGCAGGGATGACTGCAGAGCCAGCGTGCAACGCTGCACATCCACACCTACAACTACATActacacacacaaccacacacacaaccacacactcCTCCCCCCGCCGGCCCCCACGCCCATTATTTTGGAACGGAGCAGCAGATTCCTGGGGAGGGGAGCGCAGCCCCGAACGGAAAGCAAGGGCCCAGCACCCGTCATGGCAGCACCGACAGCTTCCACCGCGGGGTCACCGCGGGCTGGGGGCGCGGGGCGCTGGGGCCCCGGAGCAGGAAGTGCCGCGCCCAGCCCCCAAGGCAGCCTGGGCTGAGGGCGCGGCGGGGAAGCGAGCCGCCCGCGCTGCCCCCGCCCCTCGCCTATCAGCACCGCCCCCGCTGCGGCgggtgaggggcggggcggggcgcggcatATATAAGGCGAGGGGCGGGCGCCGCTCTTTTGTCTCTTGCTGCAGCAACGCGAGTGGGAGCATCAGTCGCCGGGCTCGAGGCGGAACTCCACGGTGAGCGCTGCCCTGGGCGGGGGCCCCATCCGGGTGGGGTCGAAGTGGGTGCACCTGGCCCGCGCGCCGCGGCCGCAACAGGCGCCCTTCCCCGACGGGACGCCCGTCCGGCGGACCACGCCCTGGGGCTAGGAGGGGGGTGCGGGCCGCGCCCAGATCCTCGGCCTGGGGCTGCCGGGAACGCCCCGGCCGAGTGCCACGTCGAGAGGCGTCGGCGGAGAGGCGGAGGGGACGCGGGCCCCGACCGCAGGCCAACCGCCTTGCTTTCCCCACTAGGATCGCTTTAAGAAAATGGCAGACAAGCCAGACATGGGGGAAATCGCCAGCTTCGATAAGGCCAAGCTGAAGAAAACGGAGACGCAGGAGAAGAACACCCTGCCGACCAAAGAGAGTGAGTGCACCCCCGCCTCCGGGTCCGCGGGCCCCCAGcccggtcccccccccccaccccgcccttccCGCgaacccagccccacccccacctggccaAGGCGCCGGGCCCCGGCGGCCCCGGCCCCCTTCCTGTTCCACGAAGTGCACGTCTCCCCAGCCCCAAGCTTCTTTCTTAATCCCCAAACCTCGTGGGTGCCTCGGCTGGGTGGTTGCAAGGTGTCCTCCTCCGCCAGTGCCGCTTCCTGCTCTCCACAGCCATTGAGCAGGAGAAGCGGAGCGAAATTTCCTAAGAGCCTAAAGGATTCCCCACCCCCGTCATCTTCGAGACACCCTAGTCGTGGAGGAAGAGCCACCTGCAAGATGGACACGAGCGACAAGCTGCACTGTGAACCCGGGCACTCCGTGCCGACGCCACCGGCCTGTGGGTCTCTGAGGGGACCCCCTCCAATCGGACTGCCAAATTCTCCGGTTTGCCCTGGGATATTATAGCAAATTATTTGTatgattaatgaaaataaaacacacctcGTGGCATGGCTGGCGTGGTCTGAGTCTTCGTTGGGAATTTCGTGGGCAGTGTCGCTGCAGCACAGCCCCACGCACAGGAGTTGCTGCCGCAGAGCGGGAGGGGGTCGCAGAACGGGCCGGTTTGGAGggaccatttaaaattttgactttACCTTCTTCAGGGGATTTTGTGCGTTATTGTTAGCTGCTTAGCTCGTGCTTATAATGCAATCCATGTAAAAACTAACCTCACCTTGTCCTTTCTGGAAGCTGGGGAGATGCTTTCTCAGGGGAGCAGGATTTTTGATAAGCTTTTACCGTCCCCCTGTCTCCCTGGCCTCTTCACGATTCTGATTCACACCCAGAGAGAGAACAGTGATTTAAAGTCTGAGAAGAGAAGGGGTAAGAGACTAAATCTGGAATGTTGGAAATTGGGTGAGATCACAAACTCTCCAAGAGGCTTTCTTGGAACTTAAAAGAGGAGGCattggaaggaaaacaaacaaaggcGGGATCCAGGGAAACCACAGCAGGAACATCGGAACTAGAGGAGCCTTAGGGGACAGCCTAGCTTTTTGTCTTTCAACCCTAGCGCGGAACCTTCCACAAAAGCTAGCCATTAGAGGGAGTGCTGGGCTGAGCAGCAGCAGGAAGGGTGGGCATGCtgagggagggctggggctggcAGCAGAGCCCCACAGGGTCACACCCTCTAGACCCACGGGGAAGAGAGGGACCATcccagagtggggtggggtggggggatgaggagGCTGCAGGACATTCTGGAACAGAAGACCCTAGCTGGTGATTTCAGGGGTGAAATCTAAAAAGGGAGATGAGGACACTTTAGTGATTTGTCCCACATTTTTGTCTGACCATAAGGGACTGGACACTGGGTGAGGGCAAGTAATCTCAATGAGGTGTGATCCCTGCCCACAGGAACTTAAACTCCTAGCGGGTGAGATGGGGCAGCCACAGCAGACAAGGGCAGGAACACCTAGGCTGAGGGAGCTGCTGCCCATTTTGCACAAAGAAGTGACTTCTGACAGTGACACCTATGCTGTGGAGggtaagtgggggtgggggggtagggagggTAGATAAGGAAACACCTTAGGAGGCCCCGGTGGGGAGGGGCCTTAGCAGAATATCTGCTGTGAGTCAGGCACTGTTTTCGGATTTTTAGTTCTCAGAAACTATTAAGGCAGTAtgattattattccattttacagatggggaagcttaAGTTTCAAAGAGACTAGGGATTTGCTAaagccacacagccagtgagtAGTGGAGCCAGAATTTGGGGCCAAAGCTGTGCTTTGGAGATTCTATAACCTAAGGTTCGGGACATCTGTTGTGTCAAACATTCATGAGATTTTATGAGCATTTGCTACTTGAACATAATTGACCCTGTTAGGGTCTACCGCTGGAAGGTTAAAAGGGACCAGAAGAAATGACTACTGCCTTCAAGCAGTGACACAGTACGCCTGCTGGTGAGAAGGGCCCTGGAGAAAAGGCAAGCTGGGTAGGGGGGAGAAGTGTGCTGGGGCAGGAAAGGGCACGTAAGTGCCATTGCAGTTTTCAACAGGTCAGTCGAGGGAGGCCTCTGGATAAGACAAGTGCTTCCAGGAGGGGGAACACAAATGCAAGAGTGTTGGGTGATCTGAGGAAGAACAGCTGGAGTGGAGGGAGCAAGCAGCAGGGAGATGAGGTGTGAAAAGGCAGGAGATGGAGGAGGCAGATTTGAAGTTACCTGCAACTGTTACAAGGTTGGTTGCTGAGGagttcctccttccccc
Encoded proteins:
- the TMSB10 gene encoding thymosin beta-10, coding for MADKPDMGEIASFDKAKLKKTETQEKNTLPTKETIEQEKRSEIS